A portion of the Bacillus thuringiensis genome contains these proteins:
- a CDS encoding sigma-54 interaction domain-containing protein, with the protein MRTEDINFKQIIEMNMLYETLLNELDIGIHIINEESKTIIYNRKMMEIESMERSDVLYKSPLEIFAFEENKNSTLIEALKLGKTNKNIKQTYFNNKGQEITTINDTFPIIENGKIKGAIEISKEISNLKQTIRMGPSRKQSTKFTFDHIIGDSEAIQSIITEGKRVIRTSSSILLVGETGTGKELFAQSIHNESQRSTKPFISQNCAAIPDTLMESLLFGTNRGAFTGAIDKAGLFEEANGGTLLLDEINSLSPALQAKLLRAIQEKTIRRIGGTHEKEIDVRIIATINEDPFEAIAHNRLREDLYYRLSVVTLCLPPLRERKEDIPALVQHFIEKYNTQFGLNVTDVDVNVREFFYAYDWPGNVRELEHIIEGSMNLIEDETIITAFHMPTRFRERIKTEFNMQHALTNHNTDAPKTLKHTIEKMEKNYINQILKENHGNISQAAKFLGLSRQNLQYRIKKLHLHI; encoded by the coding sequence ATGCGTACAGAAGACATTAATTTTAAACAGATCATTGAAATGAATATGCTATATGAAACTTTACTCAATGAACTCGATATCGGGATTCATATTATTAATGAGGAAAGTAAAACGATTATCTATAACCGCAAAATGATGGAAATTGAATCAATGGAACGCTCAGATGTATTATATAAAAGTCCTTTAGAAATATTTGCATTTGAAGAAAATAAAAATAGTACTCTTATAGAGGCATTAAAATTAGGAAAAACAAACAAAAATATAAAACAAACGTATTTTAACAATAAAGGACAAGAAATTACAACGATTAACGATACTTTCCCTATAATAGAAAATGGAAAAATTAAAGGCGCTATTGAAATATCAAAAGAAATTAGTAACTTAAAGCAAACAATAAGAATGGGCCCTTCTCGAAAACAAAGCACTAAATTTACCTTTGATCACATAATTGGTGATTCTGAAGCTATTCAATCAATCATTACTGAAGGAAAAAGAGTAATTCGTACATCTTCCTCCATACTTCTAGTAGGAGAAACAGGAACTGGGAAAGAGCTATTTGCACAAAGCATCCATAATGAAAGTCAGCGTTCAACAAAACCCTTTATTTCACAGAACTGTGCCGCTATACCTGATACACTCATGGAAAGCTTATTATTCGGTACAAACCGAGGTGCATTTACAGGAGCTATCGATAAAGCTGGTTTATTTGAAGAAGCGAACGGAGGAACTTTGTTATTAGATGAAATCAACTCATTAAGTCCAGCACTTCAAGCGAAGTTACTACGAGCTATACAAGAAAAAACAATACGAAGAATCGGAGGCACACACGAAAAAGAAATTGATGTTCGTATTATAGCAACTATCAATGAAGATCCTTTCGAAGCCATCGCACATAATCGATTAAGAGAAGACTTATATTACCGATTAAGCGTCGTTACTTTATGTCTTCCGCCTTTACGTGAAAGAAAAGAAGATATTCCAGCTCTTGTTCAGCACTTTATTGAAAAATATAATACTCAATTCGGGCTCAACGTAACCGATGTAGATGTAAATGTAAGAGAATTTTTCTATGCATACGATTGGCCTGGAAACGTACGGGAGTTGGAACATATAATTGAAGGTTCCATGAACTTGATAGAAGATGAAACCATCATTACAGCGTTTCATATGCCTACTCGCTTTCGTGAACGAATAAAAACAGAATTCAATATGCAACATGCACTAACTAATCACAATACTGATGCACCTAAAACTTTAAAACACACAATAGAAAAAATGGAAAAGAACTACATTAACCAAATTCTTAAAGAGAATCATGGCAACATCTCACAAGCTGCAAAATTTTTAGGATTAAGTAGGCAAAACTTACAATATCGAATTAAAAAACTGCATTTACACATATGA
- a CDS encoding biotin/lipoyl-containing protein, whose product MKTVIEGVYSPCYGKVEKLFVTESSYVYEWEKLALIETIDKQKVEIKIGISGYIESLEVVEGQAIADQKLLITVRDDLLVTGSD is encoded by the coding sequence GTGAAGACAGTTATAGAAGGTGTGTATAGTCCTTGTTATGGAAAAGTAGAGAAGTTATTTGTTACGGAAAGTTCTTACGTATACGAGTGGGAGAAATTAGCGTTAATTGAAACGATAGATAAACAGAAAGTAGAAATTAAGATAGGAATCAGTGGTTATATTGAATCATTAGAAGTAGTAGAAGGACAAGCTATTGCTGATCAAAAGTTATTAATAACAGTAAGGGATGATCTTTTAGTAACAGGCAGTGATTAA
- a CDS encoding amino acid permease, with product MMDQNQGLKRELKSRHIFMIALGGVIGTGLFLGSGYTIHEAGPGGAIVAYLVGGFVMYLTMLCLGELAVAMPDAGSYQTYATKHISPAAGYVVGWMSWLNWSATIGIELIAVSILMKRWFPDVPSWIWCVVFAVLLFAINALSSRSFAEVEFWFASIKVITIIAFIILGGAAMFGFLDMKGNEPAPMFSSFTDYGGLFPNGLSAILITMIAVNFSFQGTELVGIAAGESENPEKTIPKAINNTVWRILVFFVLSIFILAGLFPWQQAGVIESPFVVVFDKIGIPYAADIINFVIITAVLSVANSGLYATSRMLWSMSNQGMISPIFGKLSKNGVPIYALIVSTIVGCLSLLSGIYAEDTVYLWLLSIAGFGAILVWASIALSNLLARRSYMKRGGDVKDLKFKTPLYPFVPLLALVLNLTVIVGMAFIPEQRMALYCGIPFMIVCLLFYRATRNKGNNVEHIEKTNTTEVESL from the coding sequence ATGATGGATCAAAACCAAGGATTAAAAAGAGAATTGAAAAGCAGGCACATATTTATGATTGCACTCGGTGGAGTTATTGGTACAGGACTTTTTTTAGGATCAGGTTATACGATTCATGAAGCTGGACCTGGAGGAGCAATTGTAGCGTATCTTGTCGGTGGATTTGTAATGTATTTAACGATGCTCTGTCTGGGAGAGTTAGCGGTTGCGATGCCTGACGCAGGGTCTTATCAAACGTATGCGACAAAGCATATTTCTCCTGCAGCAGGTTATGTAGTGGGATGGATGTCTTGGTTAAACTGGTCTGCTACGATAGGTATTGAATTAATTGCAGTTAGTATTTTGATGAAACGTTGGTTTCCTGATGTACCGTCATGGATTTGGTGTGTAGTTTTCGCGGTACTGCTCTTTGCTATTAATGCGTTATCTTCAAGAAGTTTTGCGGAAGTGGAATTTTGGTTTGCAAGTATTAAAGTAATTACAATTATTGCATTTATTATTTTGGGCGGGGCAGCAATGTTTGGTTTTCTAGATATGAAAGGAAATGAACCAGCGCCAATGTTCTCTAGCTTTACTGATTATGGTGGATTGTTTCCAAATGGATTATCAGCCATTTTAATTACAATGATTGCAGTTAATTTTTCTTTCCAAGGAACAGAATTAGTTGGTATTGCAGCAGGTGAGAGTGAAAATCCAGAGAAAACGATCCCGAAGGCAATTAACAATACAGTTTGGCGTATACTTGTTTTCTTTGTACTATCTATTTTTATTCTTGCTGGACTATTCCCTTGGCAGCAAGCGGGAGTAATAGAAAGTCCATTCGTAGTTGTATTTGATAAAATTGGTATTCCTTATGCAGCAGATATTATAAATTTCGTTATTATTACAGCAGTACTATCCGTTGCGAATTCAGGATTATATGCAACTTCGCGTATGCTATGGTCTATGTCTAATCAAGGAATGATTAGTCCGATTTTTGGCAAGTTATCTAAAAACGGTGTTCCCATTTATGCATTGATTGTAAGCACAATTGTAGGTTGTCTCTCACTACTATCAGGTATTTATGCGGAAGATACAGTTTATTTATGGCTGCTTTCTATCGCTGGATTCGGAGCGATACTAGTTTGGGCATCTATTGCTTTATCAAATTTATTAGCTAGAAGGTCATACATGAAGCGGGGCGGGGATGTTAAGGACTTGAAATTTAAAACACCGCTGTATCCATTTGTACCACTTCTTGCGTTAGTATTAAATTTAACAGTAATCGTTGGCATGGCCTTTATTCCAGAACAAAGAATGGCATTGTATTGTGGTATTCCATTTATGATTGTTTGTTTACTGTTTTATCGTGCTACAAGAAATAAGGGAAATAATGTGGAGCATATTGAAAAGACAAATACAACGGAAGTAGAGAGTTTATAA
- a CDS encoding acetylornithine deacetylase, which produces MKPEVSQLLKQIDSRKEELLELTKTLIRFETPAPPARNTNEAQEFVAEFLSKRNFSIDKWDVYPNDPNVVGVKKGIKSDSYKSLIINGHMDVAEVSSDEAWETNPFDPFIKDGWLVGRGAADMKGGLAGALFAIQLLQEAGIELPGDLTFQSVIGEEVGEAGTLQCCKRGYDADFAVVVDTSDLHMQGQGGVITGWITVKSPQTFHDATRRQMIHAGGRLFGASAIEKMMKIVQSLQELERHWAVMKTYEGYPSGTTTINPAVIEGGRHAAFIADECRLWITVHFYPNETHEQIINEIEEYIGKVAAADPWLSENPPQFKWGGESMIVDRGEIFPSLEVDSEHKAVKKLSSVHESILSKNAILDMSATVTDGGWFSEFHIPAIIYGPGTLEEAHSVNEKVEVEQLIEFTKVITAFIYEWCHTKK; this is translated from the coding sequence ATGAAGCCAGAAGTTTCGCAGTTGTTAAAACAAATAGATTCAAGGAAAGAGGAATTGTTGGAACTTACAAAAACATTAATTCGTTTTGAAACACCAGCACCGCCAGCGAGAAATACAAATGAAGCGCAAGAATTTGTTGCAGAGTTTTTAAGCAAACGAAATTTTAGTATTGATAAATGGGATGTATATCCGAATGATCCGAATGTTGTTGGGGTAAAAAAAGGGATAAAAAGTGACTCATATAAAAGTCTTATTATTAATGGACATATGGATGTAGCCGAAGTGTCATCAGATGAGGCGTGGGAAACAAATCCATTTGATCCATTTATAAAAGATGGCTGGTTAGTTGGACGTGGCGCAGCAGATATGAAAGGTGGGCTGGCTGGAGCGCTATTTGCCATTCAACTTTTACAAGAAGCTGGTATTGAATTACCTGGAGATTTAACTTTTCAATCGGTAATTGGAGAAGAAGTTGGAGAAGCAGGTACACTTCAATGCTGCAAAAGGGGTTACGATGCTGATTTTGCAGTAGTAGTGGATACGAGCGATTTACATATGCAAGGACAAGGCGGTGTCATTACTGGATGGATTACAGTGAAAAGTCCGCAAACGTTTCATGATGCAACGCGCAGACAAATGATCCATGCTGGAGGACGTCTATTTGGAGCGAGTGCGATTGAAAAAATGATGAAAATTGTACAAAGCTTACAAGAATTAGAGCGCCACTGGGCAGTTATGAAAACATATGAAGGCTATCCATCTGGAACAACAACAATTAATCCAGCTGTTATTGAGGGAGGAAGGCATGCGGCGTTTATTGCGGATGAGTGCCGATTGTGGATAACAGTGCACTTCTATCCGAATGAAACACATGAACAAATAATAAACGAAATTGAAGAGTATATTGGAAAGGTGGCAGCTGCCGATCCATGGTTAAGTGAAAATCCGCCACAATTTAAGTGGGGCGGAGAATCAATGATTGTAGATCGTGGTGAAATTTTCCCTTCATTAGAAGTAGATAGTGAACATAAAGCTGTAAAAAAACTTAGCTCAGTACACGAGTCTATTCTATCAAAAAATGCAATTTTAGATATGTCTGCAACGGTAACTGATGGCGGTTGGTTTAGTGAGTTTCATATTCCAGCGATTATATATGGACCAGGTACATTAGAAGAAGCACATTCTGTAAATGAGAAAGTTGAAGTTGAACAGTTAATTGAATTTACAAAAGTGATAACAGCATTTATATATGAATGGTGCCACACGAAAAAATAG
- a CDS encoding DUF1232 domain-containing protein — MANENPNDRLGKLIKKLLKERALSMRQLGILTNIDPATVSRIINGKQPPKQKHLQKFAECLQVPPQLLFDEMYPDSPHINKEKTDMYTSLDTIQQTLQSSNLFDFDYTTTRVKQELENYERYAQTTEGEKRIRDSFASKLEQIDSAGPFIEQLTDMYQQFCNETISKEERAVLGSALLYFILSTDIIPDYLFPIGYLDDAIAVELAKEKLLEMKRKT; from the coding sequence ATGGCTAATGAAAACCCGAATGATCGGCTTGGTAAATTAATAAAAAAACTTTTAAAAGAACGCGCCCTATCTATGCGCCAACTAGGAATACTTACAAATATTGATCCTGCAACAGTCTCAAGAATTATTAATGGCAAACAACCGCCAAAACAAAAACATCTACAAAAATTTGCAGAATGTCTTCAAGTTCCACCCCAATTGTTATTTGATGAAATGTACCCTGATTCTCCTCACATAAATAAAGAAAAAACGGATATGTACACATCTCTTGATACCATTCAGCAAACTTTACAATCCTCTAACTTATTCGATTTCGATTACACTACAACTCGCGTAAAACAAGAACTCGAAAATTACGAACGCTATGCCCAGACAACAGAAGGCGAAAAACGTATTCGTGACAGTTTCGCAAGCAAATTAGAGCAAATTGATAGTGCTGGTCCTTTTATTGAACAATTAACAGATATGTATCAACAATTTTGCAATGAAACCATTTCAAAGGAAGAACGTGCAGTTCTTGGGAGCGCATTACTTTATTTCATTTTATCGACAGATATTATTCCCGACTATCTCTTTCCAATTGGCTATTTAGATGATGCGATTGCCGTTGAATTAGCAAAAGAGAAATTACTTGAAATGAAACGAAAGACATAG
- the ytaF gene encoding sporulation membrane protein YtaF has product MSTAGLFSIFLIGIASNLDNAGVGIAYGIRKIRISWFNNFIIAFFGFLFTLLAGFFGNWIALFISEFTANLIGAIVLGIIGVFILCQPFLSQKNTAGSKDDNVLMGILRDPEKADFDGSKTISFSEALVLGVALSINNIAGGFDAGVTNLNLWLTATISGVFSFICISGFAYVGKRYLAAYLGKWATVIAGVLLILIGIDQLL; this is encoded by the coding sequence ATGAGTACGGCAGGCTTATTTTCAATTTTTTTAATCGGGATCGCTTCTAATTTAGATAATGCAGGTGTTGGAATTGCGTATGGCATTCGTAAAATTCGTATTTCGTGGTTTAACAATTTTATCATCGCATTCTTTGGGTTTTTATTTACTTTACTAGCTGGATTTTTTGGGAACTGGATTGCGTTATTTATTTCAGAGTTTACAGCAAACCTGATTGGAGCAATCGTTTTAGGGATAATCGGGGTGTTTATTTTATGTCAGCCTTTTTTGAGTCAAAAAAATACTGCAGGTTCTAAAGATGATAATGTACTTATGGGAATTTTACGTGATCCAGAAAAAGCAGATTTTGATGGCTCTAAAACAATTAGTTTTTCTGAAGCACTTGTTTTAGGAGTTGCATTATCTATTAATAATATTGCAGGTGGGTTTGATGCAGGGGTAACAAATTTAAATCTTTGGCTTACAGCGACTATTTCTGGGGTGTTTAGTTTTATTTGCATAAGCGGTTTTGCGTATGTAGGAAAACGATATTTAGCAGCATACTTAGGGAAATGGGCTACGGTTATTGCAGGAGTGTTATTAATACTTATTGGGATTGATCAGTTGTTGTGA
- a CDS encoding DUF3969 family protein, translated as MKLIFQMGKQPVLEKTILLFILSIVESLKLKVVSLDEAHRYIFNLEVLELLMDRNIDDQVLELIHFGMGLEDIHHVLPEELEHTIEELKWLCIQVLSEYSMHEESEQLIEDIR; from the coding sequence ATGAAACTAATATTTCAAATGGGAAAACAACCTGTTCTTGAAAAAACAATCCTTCTTTTTATATTGAGTATTGTAGAAAGCTTGAAGTTAAAAGTTGTTTCACTCGACGAAGCTCACCGATACATATTCAATTTAGAAGTACTTGAATTATTAATGGATCGGAACATCGATGATCAAGTACTTGAACTTATTCATTTCGGGATGGGACTTGAAGACATTCATCATGTGCTTCCTGAAGAACTTGAGCACACGATTGAGGAATTAAAGTGGCTTTGCATCCAAGTGTTAAGTGAATACAGTATGCATGAAGAATCAGAACAATTAATTGAAGACATACGCTAA
- the glsA gene encoding glutaminase A: MQCIETNNLQQLLEQVKPYTKKGKLATYIPELGNANPDDLGIAIFHKETEYIHAGNSQTLFTLQSISKVITLALALLDRGEEYVFSKVGMEPTGDPFNSIIKLETTSPSKPLNPMINAGALAITSMLAGKDNEEKMERILHFVREITDNPTINYSSKVADSELETAYLNRSLCYYMKQNGIIDCDIEELMDLYTRQCAVEINCIDLARIGLIFAMDGYDPYKKKQIIPKHITKICKTFMVTCGMYNESGEFAIRVGIPAKSGVAGGIFGCVKGDMGIGIFGPALDANGNSIAGFKILELLSAQEGWSIF, encoded by the coding sequence ATGCAGTGCATTGAAACAAACAACTTACAACAGTTGTTAGAACAAGTAAAACCATATACGAAAAAAGGAAAACTTGCTACTTATATCCCCGAACTAGGAAATGCAAATCCAGACGATTTAGGGATTGCCATTTTCCATAAAGAAACAGAATATATCCATGCTGGCAACTCACAAACACTATTTACTCTTCAAAGTATTTCTAAAGTAATTACACTTGCCCTTGCTCTTTTAGACCGTGGTGAAGAATATGTATTTTCTAAAGTTGGAATGGAACCAACGGGTGACCCATTTAATTCTATTATTAAATTAGAAACGACAAGTCCGTCCAAACCCCTTAATCCAATGATTAATGCAGGAGCATTAGCTATTACAAGCATGTTAGCAGGAAAAGATAACGAGGAAAAAATGGAACGTATTCTTCATTTTGTACGTGAAATAACAGATAACCCTACTATTAATTATTCCTCTAAAGTTGCCGATTCAGAATTAGAGACAGCTTATCTAAATCGTTCGCTTTGCTATTATATGAAACAAAACGGTATTATCGATTGTGATATTGAAGAACTTATGGATTTATATACTCGTCAATGCGCAGTTGAAATAAACTGCATCGATTTAGCACGTATCGGCTTAATTTTTGCAATGGATGGATATGATCCATATAAGAAAAAACAAATTATCCCTAAACATATTACAAAAATTTGCAAAACATTTATGGTCACATGTGGTATGTATAACGAATCTGGTGAATTTGCAATCCGTGTTGGTATCCCTGCAAAAAGTGGTGTAGCGGGTGGTATTTTCGGCTGCGTAAAAGGCGATATGGGAATCGGCATTTTCGGACCGGCTTTAGATGCAAACGGAAATAGTATTGCTGGTTTTAAAATTCTTGAACTTCTTTCTGCTCAAGAAGGCTGGAGTATTTTTTAA
- the nagE gene encoding N-acetylglucosamine-specific PTS transporter subunit IIBC has translation MLQFLQRIGKALMLPIAVLPAAGLLLRLGQPDVFDIPVMAQAGAAVFDNLALIFAIGIAIGLSVDGSGAAGLAGAIGYLVMKNSIDALSKGYSTVELQDKLGKVQDLIGNSANVDPSKLADTMTQVSKAAELSTKVDMKVLGGIIVGVIAGLLYNKFHKIKLPEWLGFFAGKRFVPIVTSVVMLLLGILFAQIWPAIQNAIDALAHGIVNLGAVGSGLFGLLNRLLIPIGLHHVMNTYFWFVLGDFTNAAGNVVNGDIARFLAGDKTAGMFMTGFFPVMMFGLPAACFAMIAAAKPEKRKMVTGMLGGLALTSFLTGITEPIEFSFMFLSPVLYGIHAVLTGLSLFITTTLGIHDGFTFSAGAIDYFLNFGIATKPVLLAGVGLIYAVIYFVVFYFLIKKFDLKTPGREDEEEVAEGEEAPVAGSIGETYVAALGGKENLTVIDNCATRLRLQVKDAGQVNEAALKRAGAKGVMKLSNTSVQVIVGTNVESVADDMKKHV, from the coding sequence ATGTTGCAGTTTTTACAACGTATTGGTAAAGCGTTAATGCTTCCAATCGCCGTACTACCAGCAGCAGGATTATTGCTTCGTTTAGGGCAACCAGATGTATTTGATATTCCTGTTATGGCACAGGCCGGTGCAGCAGTTTTTGATAATTTAGCACTCATTTTTGCAATTGGTATTGCAATCGGTCTTTCAGTTGATGGTAGTGGTGCAGCAGGTCTTGCAGGTGCAATTGGTTATCTAGTTATGAAAAACAGTATTGATGCACTTAGTAAGGGATATTCTACTGTAGAATTACAAGATAAATTAGGCAAAGTCCAAGATTTAATAGGTAATAGCGCTAATGTAGATCCATCTAAGCTTGCAGATACAATGACACAAGTATCTAAGGCAGCCGAATTATCGACTAAAGTGGATATGAAAGTTTTAGGTGGTATCATTGTCGGTGTTATAGCGGGACTTCTTTATAATAAATTCCATAAGATTAAACTTCCAGAATGGTTAGGGTTCTTTGCTGGAAAACGTTTCGTCCCAATTGTTACATCGGTTGTGATGTTACTATTAGGAATTCTATTCGCACAAATTTGGCCAGCAATTCAAAATGCTATCGATGCATTAGCTCATGGAATTGTTAATCTAGGGGCAGTTGGTTCAGGTCTATTTGGTTTATTAAACCGTCTATTAATTCCAATCGGTTTACATCACGTAATGAACACATACTTCTGGTTCGTACTTGGTGACTTTACAAATGCAGCAGGTAATGTTGTAAATGGTGATATTGCTCGCTTCCTTGCAGGAGATAAAACAGCGGGTATGTTTATGACTGGTTTCTTCCCAGTTATGATGTTCGGTTTACCAGCAGCATGTTTCGCAATGATTGCGGCTGCTAAACCAGAAAAACGTAAAATGGTTACAGGTATGTTAGGTGGTCTAGCATTAACTTCATTCTTAACTGGTATTACAGAACCAATTGAATTCTCATTCATGTTCTTATCACCAGTATTATATGGTATTCATGCTGTATTAACAGGTCTGTCTCTATTCATTACAACAACACTTGGCATTCACGATGGTTTCACATTTAGTGCCGGTGCAATCGATTACTTCTTAAACTTCGGTATTGCAACAAAACCAGTATTACTTGCGGGAGTCGGTTTAATTTACGCAGTAATTTATTTCGTTGTATTCTACTTCTTAATTAAGAAGTTCGATTTAAAAACTCCTGGTCGTGAAGACGAAGAGGAAGTAGCTGAAGGTGAAGAAGCTCCAGTTGCAGGTTCAATTGGTGAAACTTACGTAGCGGCTTTAGGTGGAAAAGAAAACTTAACAGTTATTGATAACTGTGCAACACGTCTACGCTTACAAGTAAAAGATGCTGGTCAAGTAAATGAAGCAGCATTAAAACGTGCTGGTGCAAAAGGTGTTATGAAATTAAGTAATACAAGTGTACAAGTTATCGTAGGTACAAATGTTGAATCTGTTGCCGATGATATGAAAAAACACGTATAA
- a CDS encoding serine hydrolase domain-containing protein: MDQEKNNANGKARRPIVYIKRTIILVLLLSLVYFMYTKIVAHNKKEETLKAAAEMKKQEELKKKEEKKKQEVQKQKQKEQEEQVKQAQAAEQPAEGPPQEINENAQLDQYLQNTGFSGTAVIVKNGKVLLNKGYGMANKEQQVPNNSETTFYIGSISKAFVATAIMQLKDQNKLQVEDTVAKYIPDFPQGNSIQLKHLLTHTSGIPEYEQGKEDISHEELIKRIGNQKRIGGPGEKWKYSDSNYSILAYIAEKVSGQSLEEYIKQHIFATAGMKHSGFGTALEQTRFPSTGYKIVNNNMTTPNIPSMSQLYGCGDIYTSAHDLYLFNEALYSGKLISKASYDQMFTAVKKDYGFGWYVDPGSYSNHGVMPGWNCLNGFSKNGSVYVVLLSNIQNNIKSFGKVNNDIYTMLRNIEV, from the coding sequence ATGGATCAGGAAAAAAATAATGCGAATGGGAAAGCACGTCGGCCGATTGTATACATAAAAAGAACAATCATTCTCGTCTTACTATTATCACTTGTATATTTCATGTATACAAAAATTGTTGCGCATAATAAGAAAGAAGAAACTTTAAAAGCGGCAGCAGAAATGAAGAAACAAGAAGAGCTAAAAAAGAAAGAAGAAAAAAAGAAACAAGAAGTACAGAAGCAAAAACAAAAAGAGCAGGAAGAACAAGTGAAGCAAGCGCAAGCTGCGGAACAGCCTGCTGAAGGACCACCTCAAGAAATTAATGAAAACGCTCAATTGGACCAGTATTTACAAAACACAGGATTTAGCGGGACAGCTGTTATTGTGAAGAACGGAAAAGTTCTTCTGAATAAAGGGTACGGTATGGCAAATAAAGAGCAGCAAGTACCGAATAATTCAGAGACGACTTTTTATATTGGTTCTATTTCAAAGGCGTTTGTAGCAACTGCTATTATGCAATTGAAAGATCAAAATAAATTACAAGTAGAAGATACTGTTGCAAAGTATATTCCAGATTTTCCACAAGGTAATAGTATTCAGCTAAAACATCTATTAACACATACATCAGGGATTCCAGAATATGAGCAAGGAAAAGAAGATATTTCTCATGAAGAACTGATCAAAAGGATAGGAAATCAAAAGCGTATTGGTGGTCCAGGAGAGAAGTGGAAGTATTCCGATTCGAACTACTCTATACTTGCATACATTGCCGAGAAGGTAAGTGGACAGTCGCTTGAAGAATATATTAAACAACATATTTTTGCTACTGCCGGTATGAAACATTCTGGTTTTGGCACAGCGTTAGAACAAACAAGATTCCCATCAACGGGTTATAAAATAGTAAATAATAATATGACAACACCTAATATTCCGAGCATGTCACAACTATATGGTTGTGGTGATATATATACGAGTGCACATGATTTATATTTATTTAACGAAGCGTTATACTCTGGAAAGTTAATTTCAAAAGCGAGTTACGATCAAATGTTTACAGCTGTGAAAAAGGATTACGGATTTGGCTGGTACGTAGACCCAGGAAGCTATTCGAATCACGGTGTAATGCCAGGTTGGAATTGTTTAAATGGATTTAGTAAAAATGGTAGTGTGTATGTTGTTTTATTATCTAACATTCAAAACAACATTAAATCATTTGGTAAAGTGAATAATGACATTTATACGATGTTGCGAAATATTGAAGTGTAA